The Capsicum annuum cultivar UCD-10X-F1 chromosome 3, UCD10Xv1.1, whole genome shotgun sequence genomic sequence CTCAGAAGAATGCAGCAAACACCCAACAATTATACAACCACATACTTTGACATGCACCCCCCTAAAATGCAAGTAGAAGTAATAATATTCTCTCCCAGATCCTTAACGCCTTCCTTAATCCCACTTTACATAACAATAAGTaattgggaaaaaatattttttcttcgacTAAAGGGAATCTCAATTGAAATATCTGACTGCATAGGAAAAAATATTAGTGTCTATGTCTAGTTCTGATGTCAATGTCTAGTTCTGATGTCGGTAGTCGTCTGGAGTGAACCACTGATATTTCCAAATAACGCCATATCCTTAAATTATGCAACTATAGTCTTCTCCGTGAGATAAGCACCCAAACCCTAGTGACCCTTTTTAGACGCATGATTAGAAGCAGTACATCCACCAAGGTTTTCTGACGTGGGATCTGTGACCAAATTTGGTTTTGCTCCTACAGATAAAAAGGGTCGCAACCATTTTTTCCCTGGTAGTCCAAATGCGCAAATATAAACAACCTTAAAACTTGAAATGAccgaaaattaaaaatatatgctCCATGTTGGTTCTACTTTCATTATTTTGGTCGGGAGAAATGAGGTGAAAGTAGGTCAGACAGGTTGGTGGACAGCAGTTCAACTTCGACACAACCAAAGGTGTAACGACTATTATAAAGAGTttacattataagaaaagaaagaatcaaaCGATAGATAATTGTAACATTCCATTGCCGTAACTAAGGATACCTTCCATAATATGCAGCCCAATGGAGAGCGGTCCATCCATATTTGTCTCAATAATCTAATGACAAACCGGACCAGGAAAATGGATATACAGCCCAAGTGAAACCTAGGATAGCACACAAATGAATAACTCCTTGACCTCGCGATAAAGTCTATAAATAAGCCTCATTAAATGTTAAAATATGGACAATTTTCTAGCGATAAAGTCTAATGTTTTTCTTACACTTGAAAGCGGTTTTCCCCTTACATCATTCTAATTTGATGCAAGCTCCGTTCAACATAAAACACCTCAGTTATCATGTAACTGGAGAACCATCGAACAATTGCTACTGCGTTCTTGGTGAATATCATAAAGAAACGATAAGGAAAAAGCAAATACAAATTTCCTTTGCATGAAAACAAACCTAACAGCCGCAACTATTTGGTTTTTTTACCCTAAATAATACGCTCGACAAAAAAAGGAGGAGAAACAAAATAGCAAACAAACCTCTTGAGTTTCACGATAATGGACATGGACTACGTGTTCGAGTCCTAATAAAAGCagaaaaattgacaaaaaatcaGACTCGGTGGATACATCTTATCTTATGTAACTTCTACAGCGAGCTATTAAGTTTTAACCATAGAATAACAAGAAAGTGGGAAATTTTTCGACTATTAGAGCTATTCTTACTTGTCAAGCAGCCAGTAGCATCTCCGAACAAAGGTAGCAGAAACTTCTCCATGTGCATAGTATACATGAATTCGTTCTTCATTACCAACCTGCAACTACGAAAGAAATTGAAGTTCAGCTTGCTAGAAGGATTGCAAACTACTCATCAATCAAGAAAACTACGGATAGCATTTAGACGAGAGCACATCTTGTTTATTAGTGGAAAAGAGACGAGAAAAAACAACGCAGAGAGtataaaatttaaacaacaaaatTCCACCTCCTTTTTCCAGTTGAGAAACTTATTTCCTGAGCATACACAAAAGATTCACATAATTCTCATCCTCGCGTAGGAGCTGCGGTACAGGGAAAATGTACTAATTATAATTTCATTACTGCCTCTCAATAATTTCCTCCAACCATACGTACTAATCAACATCTTCAGCACGATGCCAAATTTGACGACAAGAGAATTTGAATGATCATTCGCCTCATTAAATGTTCTGCTACAAACACTAACGTTGAAACATGTTATAGGCTACAATCTCCATCACAAGTACATCCAACATTTGAGCTCAACTAGTAACATTAAAGTACAGTATAATTTATAGAGAAATTTGTACGACAAATATCGGATAGCTGTCATATTTGTAGAACCTTTCGTCTTAAAGAACCCAACAACTACGTCTCAATCCCAAACGCAATTGAAATACCTGACTGCATAGGAAAAAATATTAGTGTCTATGTCTAGTTCTGATGTCAATGTCATATTAGTGTCTATGTCTAGTTCTGATGTCAGTGTCTAGTTCTGATAGCCATTACTTGTTCTGTACTTGAATGCAAACTTTTAAAATATCAGTATTAATGTAGCATTCTCGTTATTCAGGGTACAAATGTTGATAATGTACTGTTTTTATCAGAATAATaccaacaacatacctagtgtaatcccacGGAGTGATAGGTCATCTCATACAGAAGGAAAGCAAAAAGTCAACAACAAAAATTAATTCAATACATGAATTCCAGGTAGGTATATACAcattaattataacataaacTTTCATGAATATTAGTTGTATGTATCCTATCACCTGCATCTGGTGCATCTGGTGTTTTATTCACACACTCACAACTTGAAACCACCAAGCACCATTGCACTCAGCCAATACTTAGTTTAGGTCTACATAGGATATCTTCTAGCAGCACAAATTTCCAGTCAGTCAGTCGCTCAAAGTACGCCTAAACTACacttaatttaattttgaaaaaatatgttaaaataagaGATGAAATATGTAGCTCTATTTCTAAAATAGGAAGTAGCAAGAGATGCAGTCACAAAACATATTCTGCATTCTGTGTTCTGCAATCACAAAGAATTGTACAATCATTACTGCATTCTGCTCCAGCTGCTAACAAAATTCTGCATGCAACAAATCTGCACTTTACACAACTCAAAGACTGATTCACAACATCAAAACAATCAAGGCAATAAGCACCCAAATATTTTCAAGTGAACCAATACAGTCAAGTTTAAGACTGATTCACAATATAACGTCAAAACAAGAAATTTCAGTTTGTCATGCCATTACATAACATCCTCAAAAACTTAAAACCACTACATAATGCATAATTGTCATTATCTAGTGTTTGCCCCTCTTTGCCTTTAGTTTGCCgacctttttctccttttctattGCCAACTGACTTGATGTAACACAAGATTTGCCTTTCCAAGTCATATTTCTTGGTGAATATGGCAGATTAGTAGGCATACTAACACCATGATCATTACCCACAAAGTTAATCTTCCTTGTACCAATTGGTTTTTGCTACAACATCTTCATTTTCAGCCTAGTTTTAGCTTCAGATAAAGCCCTAGGCCTAAGCAAGGGCTGCTCATCTTCACTTTCAAGCTCATCTTTAGTTTCATCTTTATCAACAAGTTCTCTTAAAGGTACAACAGACTTCTAAACTATGCTAGAAGCAGCAGTATTGTTTTTGACAGGCCTCTTTGAAGGTGCAACAGGCTTGTCCGTGGCTTTTCTCTTCCTGTTGGAAGGACAAACAACATCAATTGGTTGGCTTATCTGTTGAGTAGAAGATGCAAAATCTTGAAGGACTTCTGTTGTCTTTGAAGctacaaattttgaaaaatgattaaataagtaAATAGACAATAGTGTAAATAATGACCATTGAACAATGAATTTACCAAAGGACATATCCTTTGATTGTGATCTCTTGTACTACAGTGGCCACATGTCATTTTCAACCCCTTTCTACTTCTAGACCACAATCCCTCTCTCATCCTTGCCTCATTTTTCTCCCTTCCTCTCTTATGTTTTGGTCTACCAACCATCTTATGTATTTCCGGTGGTTCCATAGCATGTGAAGGATGAAGTTTCTAGAACTTCTCACCCCTAACTAGTTGAATTTTATGTTGGTAAAGCGACATATAAGTCTGTTTTGAATACCATCGGTGTATCTCATTCTCTGGTTCTTGTTTATCATGTTCAAGAGCTTTAATGGCATGAGGACATGGTATTCCTGTCAAATCCCATGTCCTACATATGCATCTCTTACTAGCAAGACTCACAACATGCCTATCAGTACCCTCAACTACCTCATATCCTAAGTCtccatgaacttgaacatgataGCTGTGTGCAATAATTTTGAAATCACTATACAACTCCATGGCATATGGACAGAACTTTTCAGTCCACTTTTCACCCTCCTCTTCAAGATCTTTCAACCTACCTATGACCTATACAAAATATTAACAGTAAGATAAGGACATTGATATAAAAGTAAGATATGGACAATTCCTCATAATCTATACATAACATGAGACTAAACATAGAGGCAATACCTTAATTCTGATATCTTCCAGCATCTTAATAATTGATTTTGCCCTTACCTCCAAAATCCATTTATTGAATGACTCGGTGAAATTATTTTCACATGTGAAGTTCTTCCAAACTGTGTCAAAATAGGCCCTGCACCAGTGTTTTGAAGGGTACCATAACAGATCTTTGACTGCTTGCTCAGACGCAGAACCCATGTTCTTCAGTTGATCTTCAAATTCTTCTGTATATATACTCCAAGCAGACCACCACATTAACTTTTTCAGCTCTCCACCTCTCCAAGTCTTGGCCCAATTGGCTTCTTTATGCCCTACACACCATCGGTGGTGTGCTTTTGGAAACAATTGACCAACAACATCAATCAGTCCCTCAAATAATGGAACAATCCACAACACAAGTAAAAATAGTTCAaatcaataacacaaacaaaagtAGTTCAAGtgtatacaaaataaaaatcgGAATGAAATAATGAAAGTGACAGAtaattaccttttgcatatcagaAATAAGTGTCAATCCTTCACCATCTGCCAAACCTAACGAACTTCTCAATAATTCAATGAACCACTTCCAAGTTCTAGATGTTTCTCTATCCACCACCGCCTATGCAAGTGGATAGAAATGCTTCATTGAATCTTGTCCAAGGGCCACCAGTAAAATTCCCTTATATTTTCCCTTTAAAAATGTCCCGTCCAACCCTATGAATGGTCTCAGACCACTTCTCCAACCACTTTTCAAAGCTTCAAAGCACACATACATTCTTAAAAATCTTCTTCTTCAAAGCACACATACATTCTTAAAAATCTTCTTTTACCTTGTTCTAATGCATCTTTAGATAAGTTTATCACCACATCAGAACCAAAATTAGTATCCCTCAACTCTTGAGCATAAGCTTCCAACTTgttgaaatcatcaataaagctACCCTCCAGTTTCTCTAAGATAATTCTCTTAACCCTCTTCATCATTGTATAGCTAAGATTAAGTGAAAATCTATCATGCACATTCTTCCTCATTTTAGTCACCTCATATTGAGGGTTATtctagattttgttcttgaaataGTTTGCTAAAGCTTGTTGTGTGGCTCTTCTATTTTTAAAACATGGTTGACATGTATGTTCTATTTCCAAGGTTTTAACTTCAAATCCTTGGCCTTTAGCAACTTTTGATATCAGACATACAAAAGAACAACCAACATCGCACCTATATCTAACTCTAGTAGGGTCACTCTTAGTAACTTTAAGGCCCCTCTTTTTAACAATTGAGTAAAAGATAACAAACATTTTTGCTTCATCAAGATCTTTAAAGCTCATTCCCTTTTCCAGCTCTAAGAAGTTGTCTAAACTCTCAttgatttctcttttcttttccctCTCAAGGAATTCTAACTCATCACTAGTGTAATCACTATCTACAGGCTCATTTTCCTCTTCCTCACTTGATTCACCATCAGTTAATGCATCAACTGTTGCAGGAAAAGGTTCATTATATTGACTAATATCATAAGCCGGGATAATATTTTCAGCCTCTTCAACAGCAAACAATTGAAGTCTAAGAAAATCAGATTGAGTAGGCAATGCAGGGAAAGGTCCATTATGTTGACTAATATCAGGAACTGGGGAGAATATATTCACTCTCTTCAACAGCAAACAATTGAAGTTTAAGCAAATCAAAATGAGTAGACAATGAAGTTTGCAAAGTTCTGATTCATACATCACCGTCGACTAGATAATACCCACCAAATAACCCTGTACATAGCAATTGTTTCACCTTACTAAAACCTAACTTTTTAGTGTACTCTGAACATATCTCTATGTATGAGAGCAAATCTGAATCATACCCTTCCCAAAGATGAGTCATTTTCTTTAAGTAGGTAAGCTGAGGAGTAAGCACCCACTCTCCCCCATAGTTAAAGACCACATCAACCTTTTCAACCATTCTTTGAAGGAGTCACATGTCAAACATAAAACAAAGAGAAAGCGACTCATCAGCAATcaataaagaaagtaaaaaaaatgaaatctttcaatATTTTATGTCCAAACAACGATAAAGGGTAAAGGGTCAGGGACCACATAGAGAATGCAATatcaaaagcaaataaaaaattattttttcaataaaaatatcatataccTAATAACCATAAATATATCAAAC encodes the following:
- the LOC107863749 gene encoding glycine cleavage system H protein isoform X3, with the translated sequence MVEKVDVVFNYGGEWVLTPQLTYLKKMTHLWEGLVMKNEFMYTMHMEKFLLPLFGDATGCLTRLEHVVHVHYRETQEINGSPFQEGWIIKVEMNKPDEVKSLMDPDQYTKFCDEEDVKH
- the LOC107863749 gene encoding uncharacterized protein LOC107863749 isoform X2 — encoded protein: MVEKVDVVFNYGGEWVLTPQLTYLKKMTHLWEGCRLVMKNEFMYTMHMEKFLLPLFGDATGCLTRLEHVVHVHYRETQEINGSPFQEGWIIKVEMNKPDEVKSLMDPDQYTKFCDEEDVKH
- the LOC107863749 gene encoding uncharacterized protein LOC107863749 isoform X4; protein product: MVEKVDVVFNYGGEWVLTPQLTYLKKMTHLWEGCRLVMKNEFMYTMHMEKFLLPLFGDATGCLTRLEHVVHVHYRETQENAVAIVRWFSSYMITEVFYVERSLHQIRMM
- the LOC107863749 gene encoding uncharacterized protein LOC107863749 isoform X1; translated protein: MQKGLIDVVGQLFPKAHHRWCVGHKEANWAKTWRGGELKKLMWWSAWSIYTEEFEDQLKNMGSASEQAVKDLLWYPSKHWCRAYFDTVWKNFTCENNFTESFNKWILELQVGNEERIHVYYAHGEVSATFVRRCYWLLDKSMGALFKKDGL